In the Ricinus communis isolate WT05 ecotype wild-type chromosome 3, ASM1957865v1, whole genome shotgun sequence genome, GTGATaggaaacagaaaaaaaaaaaaaaaggataaaagcGTAAGAAAAAgcttagaaaaagaaaagggtccAAAAGCGCAAACCCTAAAGTGAAGTTGGAAATCATTATGAATGCAGCTTTGTATCATATCATATCATAATAAGTGGAATGTAGGGGTCCGCCACTAGTAGGTACAGAGATGTTAATTTGGGTGTGTAAAAAGTGTTTCTGAACCTAATGATGAAGAGAATGACTTGGGTTGTTTTTTTGTTCCAGTATTCATTGAACACTTCCATTGCCTCCTTTGAAAAGAacaaatcatatatatatgatatatcaCAACTTAGGAAAGCAGGCTTTGCCTTTCCCTCTCCACTTACTTACCCCACGAAAACTTTGGTTGTTTTGGCATCCTAGCACATGATAAGTGtcacattttcttttactaaatatttagtttctatttCATAATTCAAAGGGTTATTTTAAGAAACAGATAGTTACGGTAATCTattactttataaaaatagaccTTCAATCAATCACTGAACTGTTACTACAAAATCAACAACGGACatgaaaggaaaaggaaatagCTCAAAATTTTTGGCACTGATAAGTGGGAAATGTGTAGCATACATGTGAAGATAGTGAATGTGCCGAGACATTTTTAGTAGTAATAGCTACCTGCAGCCAAGTGGGTTTTACTTGGTAGTCTAGTGGTCCATTAACAGTTTAAGTCGTCGCTGAAGGAGTCAAATAAGTAAAACCCTACACGTTTCCTATATTTGTCTGAATCAAACTCAATCAGGTTAAAGCCAATTTGATACTTATACTCATTTTTCGATCTCTCTAATCCTCTATTCCCgtaattaataacaaaaaatagaaatttttcacatttaatgtatataccataataaatagatgaataacacatagtataaatattttatattttgatatcaGATACATAcgctattatttaaaattaataaacacgTATCAATCATTTACCGGTTTCGTATATAGCAAGTGCGTCACCTATATTTCCTATATATACATGGTTGGTTTAATCTTATCTTATATCTGCAACTTTTGAAGTATCGTCATTACATGAGGAGATTTGACTTTAATTTGTAGTTGGagaaataatataatgaaaatgCTTTCCATATAAAGTGCCTGACTCAGAATAATAagtcaataataatataatttattaaaataaataagaaatataagaaaaaagaaagtcgCAGCCAAACACCCGAAATACAGTATTTTCTTCCTTCACATGTCATTTTCACATTGGATTATGGcttcatatataatatttacatgGGATAGTAGATTCAGAACCTGAATTTCTCATGTAGAGAGACTTGTTTCCTTCAACATTTTGCCTCAAAAAACCGAGCTCATCAATACCTTAAACAAAGGCACAGACCAGACCAGTGAGTTTTGAGTTATAGAACAGTGTTAGTTTCACAGTTGTTAAGTTTTTAATTCGATAAGTTGTTGAACTCGGCgaattataaacaaaatattatgGTGGAATTggcttaatttttgatattataatacgaaatttaaattaaaaaatgtattataagaataaaacctaaagaaaaagaaagattttctttaatttaggTGACTTCttatcttataaataaataaaaacgaATCATCTGTTTTATCCACTacacatttaaaaaataatttgaacaattagaattaatattaaaaaacaagtgAACTTAAACATGGTTATACCTCATTTGGAAACCCCATGccaattttttcaataataattttgtttctgAAAGCAAAATTACGTAGGAAGACAATTAGGAAATGCACAGGTTCTTGCAACATCTGTCTCAACTATGAGGATACTATGTAGAGAAACCTTGAAGAAGTTTTTTATTCTGAAGGGAATATATATAGTTGATTAGTTGACCTAGCTAAATGGATAGACTCAAGctaaaaaataatggaaaagtaagtatatattaatacaatatatgattgatatatatttattaattttaaaaataatcggTCCGGATTCGAAACATAGGCAATTAGCTTGTacatattgaataaaatagcAACAATTGATTAAATGTTATTATATTAGGGCGTGTGTCATGTGTATGTCAAGTCTGTAGTGGTAGTGACCACAGGTCTCATATATTGTATGGTTGCTTGCGCGAGTAAGTGTGTAACCTCTGCATTTTCCCTTTTGTAGTGAAGTTAGGAGCCCAGGAATCTTATATAGAATTTCACCTCTTGCTTCTTTATACATACATATCGTTCCTTTTTGTTGAAACTAATTGTTAAACAAAGTCAAAAACCCACTTCTTTTATAACCCCACTATCCATTTTTGCCATATGATCTATACTGTGTTTCTTTTAGTATTGCTGATATTtcgtgtttaatttttaatttcttttctcccTCCAAGGAAACCAACTACTGGCAGAGGAAGATGGAGGAATATACTGAGTTTTCCAATCTGATACCTGAGGAAGGAAAATGGCAAAATAGCCACAAGGCAACAGAGGAGaaaaagcttgagctgaggctAGGTCCTCCAGGAGAATTCCTCGGTTTTCACAAAGTCACTAGCCTTACTAGTGGAAGCAAAAGAGTTCTTGATGATCAAGACAGTTTTGAAGGAAAGACAGGAGAGAAAAACTGGTTGAGTAATAGGCATGAAATGCAATGCAAGAAGTTTTCATGGTCGTCGTCGTCGTCGTCATCATCATGTGCCTGCTCTTTACGTTCTTCAACTTTCCAAAGAGAGGGAAAGAATAAGGAGATACAAGAACAACCAAAGggtacttcttcttcttcttcttcttatcttCAATGCTCTACAGTTGTAGAGTTACACTGCCCAGATAAGAAGAAGGCATGTTCTGGTCATCCTAGTGCTTCATTtcctgctgctgctgctgcttctACCAGAGATGGGACCAGTGGCTCCCATGAAAGGTTAtcttgccttttcttttcttcttttttcttgcttttcttgCTTTTGGCAGGAAATCATCATGATCGTTTTCTTGAAGTGTTGCTTTCTGTTTCttgtaaataaaaacaaactaGGGATAGGACATGCCTTCTTATCTTGATCTTTGAAATTCAAAGGATTAAAAGAGAGGaggaaaggaagaaggaaaacATGGTAGACATGtattttccaaaataaataagaccCAAGTTAGTTTCAGGGTGGTAAAAATTATTCCTAAGATCACCTATAGGTTAAACTGTTTTAagtaaatgtaaaataaagattttcaAAGATTAATTGCAGTCCAGGATTCAATTACTCACTAATTAACCATCCATTTGGACTTCAaattttttggattttataTGGATGTGAAACCAatcatattcttttctttatcaattaGTTATCGATATTGTTCAAACTTTCTTCTACCcccatatttaattttgtttattagaCTCTATAGAAGAAATTAGCATAATGTCCCCAGATTAGCGTGGATCCTTGTCTATTCTCTCTGTACGGCCAATTGGTCCCCCTTTTGTCAAAATTTTTCTCCTGTACTATTAACCATGTTGCCTGTAAATCTTCTCCTGTATATAAAATCTGCAAATTGACTCTTTGATGCTATacacaataaaaagaaagaagaaattaaagttTCTCCAAGTTCACAAatcttaaatcttaaaatgtTGAATTCTATCTTTCTGATTCTGCAATTTTTGCTCTAAAACAAAGCAGAGTTGCACCTTCAGCTGCACCATTGGTTGGATGGCCTCCAATCCGGTCATTCAGGAAACACCTTGGAAGCAGTAACAACTCGAAGCTGGCATCTGATTTACCAGATAAAAATCCAACAGGAGGGTTCAATTTAAAACCTGAAAGTTTCAGAAATGGTTTATTTGTAAAGATTAATATGGAAGGAATCCCCAttggaagaaaaataaatctcaaTGCCTACGACAGCTATGAAAAACTATCCATTGCTATTGATGAGCTCTTCAGTGGACTGCTTGCAGGTTATTAAAGGAACTCGTttccactttttttttttttgttgcaaTATAATTTGCtatagttatttatttgtgggtgttttttttttcttttttggtttcaATTTTAGCTCAAAGGGAAACTTCTGCTGCTAGAAATATAAACAGGATTGATGAAGCAAAAGCAGCTGCAGGTTCATCATCAGGAGTTGGAAATGGAGAATATACGCTAGTGTACGAGGATAGTGAAGGCGACAGGATACTTGTTGGAGATGTCCCCTGGCAGTAAGCTTCTGTTctcgttttcttttcttctttctttctgaaGTATTTCTGAAAGAACATTCAGTCTGTTGTCAGCATTGCACTCAATTATGAGATAACATTGAGTAACTGTGAGCCTGACAAGTACATGAAGCAAAAAAAATGTACCAACTTAATTATTACAGTGAATATTACTGTAATTACTAATTAGATGATCATTTATCTATATAATGTCTTATCGTTTCAGGTATATCAGTTTCTATGAATACTATTCACGtaccatttatttatttatttatttttatttgctaCAGCATGTTTGTATCAACAGCAAAGAGGCTGCGCGTGCTGAAGAGCTCTGAACTTTCCAGTTCAAGAAGTGAGTGTACTTTCTTGTCGTAAAGTTGATAAGATTCCAGTTTGAGCTTGACAAGTAATgataatgaattttaaaacataattaatcaatcacagTTGCAGTTGGCAGCGGAGAGGAAGACAAGGCAGACAAGACACCACTTAACTCTGTAGTGGAGattgaaagaagaagaagaagaagaagaggatgaAGTGGAGAATAAAGTTCTTCATTGAGTGGATTGATGTCTACATAGCATAAAGCCCCCTATCCTccacttattaattaattagttttcctaatccttcttctttttctttcatgacAACAAAATTTCTTCATGGtgaagaagaagcagaaaAACTTCGTCTTCTTTTTGtctctgtttttctttttgagtttGTAAAATAAGTTTCTTGATGCGTAAATGCATCTTCGATTTGGCCTGCCAATGTGCATGCCTAATCACTATTTCCTCGTTCTACCATcgctaaataaaaaaataaaaaaataaataaaatttcaaacaattaatcagaaatatatattttccgAATTAgtctcaacataaataaatatatatttcaatttcaactgtatcttatattaatttttatttaaatttataatttaaaaagacaactaattaatatttttatcacaaATTTAAtctaagataaaaaataatttcttttaagtattacctttatttactttattattttttttttgtaaatttttttatttttattttaataattatctttttgttaaatctttatctctattttgtatctcaataatattttttttatatttttttttctttctttttcgtCTCTACTGCCGTGTGAACTTGATTATgcttattaaaagaataatagttatgaataaataaaaatattttattttagaattaataatatgacATTAAAAATCTCACCTATACGTATTCtttcacatattttatatctaaatataaaaaaaattattaactcactaattttaatgttagtaAGCAGAATATATTTGTAATGTTGATTTtctcattataaaattttaaaaatcgttattcaaaaatacttttgaaaacaaattaaaaatatgaatatttatttcaaaattttaaaataattagataaattattaaaaaaatacaaaatttaggatttaattaataactagaattttaaaataaaataaatttattatatataatattaaaataaaaaatattataataatatatcatttaaaatagtaaattttggatttgaaaattctaaaaaatgagAGATTCATAGAATGTTTACTTTTGAAAGGATAggtaaatcaataaaatcccAAATCTGCAATCTTTCAATTCAAACCATCCTATATATATTTGCACCAtcctaattaataaaataaatagtaattaatttttcaccTCAAACGttaaattaatacattttGTTCCCCGTCTTCTTATGTTTGTAAAAAAAACTTTTGGTCCTTTCAAATTATGCAATTTGTCATCCGTATAGTGAGATCAATAATGCTAATTTTGAAGTAATAGTTACCGaaatacatattatttttattacatattagaattacataatgctaattaaCTTTAAACTTTACTGTAAGTTAAAGATATGTTATTATCGataagttatataatatataataaaaaatactgtattttttattttttttcaaaaatatggtgtgataattttttagttattttattaaaaaacaactaaaactgtaattttttataagaaaaataaaaaattgtatttttatattttcatacagtgaaaataaaaagaattatatacaatattttttataaaagataagaaaaacatgaatatttttattattttttcaaagaaaaaggttaCTGGGCCTGAGCCATACAACATAGAGCAGGCTGAAGGAGGCCCATTTGACGGAGCAAAAGCTTCATAGGTATCTTATTCTGTATTGAGAAGATAAGAAAAAACGGTTTCATTtccatttatcaatttgatattcAGCATAAGCCCCCATAATTATTCAAGATTGAAAAacttgagttttatttgagcatttccttctctcttttttctattcATTAGCCGCGGCTCAATGAATTGTAGCtataaaagagatattttctttaatgtttaccataaaaataataaaattttattattatagatagAAAGTAGCCGTAAAATAGAGTTTAGGtgtttattagattaaattgaaaattaagatGTTCAAATGACTAACGCTATGTTGGTTGAAAcccataaaaaaattaattttatttggaaaaaaaaacatgagaaagaaaataaaatagaaataataaaattaaaagagatattttgatGTTATAGAATGTAGTGATTTAA is a window encoding:
- the LOC8271170 gene encoding auxin-responsive protein IAA2 isoform X1, coding for MEEYTEFSNLIPEEGKWQNSHKATEEKKLELRLGPPGEFLGFHKVTSLTSGSKRVLDDQDSFEGKTGEKNWLSNRHEMQCKKFSWSSSSSSSSCACSLRSSTFQREGKNKEIQEQPKGTSSSSSSYLQCSTVVELHCPDKKKACSGHPSASFPAAAAASTRDGTSGSHESRVAPSAAPLVGWPPIRSFRKHLGSSNNSKLASDLPDKNPTGGFNLKPESFRNGLFVKINMEGIPIGRKINLNAYDSYEKLSIAIDELFSGLLAAQRETSAARNINRIDEAKAAAGSSSGVGNGEYTLVYEDSEGDRILVGDVPWHMFVSTAKRLRVLKSSELSSSRIAVGSGEEDKADKTPLNSVVEIERRRRRRRG
- the LOC8271170 gene encoding auxin-responsive protein IAA2 isoform X2, with protein sequence MEEYTEFSNLIPEEGKWQNSHKATEEKKLELRLGPPGEFLGFHKVTSLTSGSKRVLDDQDSFEGKTGEKNWLSNRHEMQCKKFSWSSSSSSSSCACSLRSSTFQREGKNKEIQEQPKGTSSSSSSYLQCSTVVELHCPDKKKACSGHPSASFPAAAAASTRDGTSGSHERVAPSAAPLVGWPPIRSFRKHLGSSNNSKLASDLPDKNPTGGFNLKPESFRNGLFVKINMEGIPIGRKINLNAYDSYEKLSIAIDELFSGLLAAQRETSAARNINRIDEAKAAAGSSSGVGNGEYTLVYEDSEGDRILVGDVPWHMFVSTAKRLRVLKSSELSSSRIAVGSGEEDKADKTPLNSVVEIERRRRRRRG
- the LOC8271170 gene encoding auxin-responsive protein IAA18 isoform X3 yields the protein MEEYTEFSNLIPEEGKWQNSHKATEEKKLELRLGPPGEFLGFHKVTSLTSGSKRVLDDQDSFEGKTGEKNWLSNRHEMQCKKFSWSSSSSSSSCACSLRSSTFQREGKNKEIQEQPKGTSSSSSSYLQCSTVVELHCPDKKKACSGHPSASFPAAAAASTRDGTSGSHESRVAPSAAPLVGWPPIRSFRKHLGSSNNSKLASDLPDKNPTGGFNLKPESFRNGLFVKINMEGIPIGRKINLNAYDSYEKLSIAIDELFSGLLAAQRETSAARNINRIDEAKAAAGSSSGVGNGEYTLVYEDSEGDRILVGDVPWHMFVSTAKRLRVLKSSELSSSRIGSGEEDKADKTPLNSVVEIERRRRRRRG